The Selenomonas sp. AB3002 genome contains a region encoding:
- the scpA gene encoding methylmalonyl-CoA mutase — MMAYTNPDFTQISLKDAPQGAAGDWKKLFEAQAGAEFEALTRRTMEHVPVKPLYGHDEYDHMNHLDFASGIPPCLRGPYSTMYVFRPWTVRQYAGFSTAEESNAFYRRNLAAGQKGLSIAFDLPTHRGYDADNPRVVGDVGKAGVSVCSMLDMNILFSGIPLDQMSVSMTMNGAVLPILAFFIQSGVEQGVDKKIMAGTIQNDILKEFMVRNTYIYPPEMSMRIIGDIFEYTTKYMPKFNSISISGYHMQEAGAPADIELGYTLADGLEYIRTGIKAGLPVDAFAKRLSFFWAIGKNYFMEVAKMRAARVLWAKIVKSFGAEDPKSMALRTHSQTSGWSLTAQDPFNNISRTAMEAMGAALGHTQSLHTNALDEAIALPTDFSARIARNTQLYIQDETSVCKIIDPWGGSYYVEALTNEIIRRAWAHIQEVEALGGMAKAISTGLPKMRIEEAAARRQAQIDSGNETIVGLNKYRLEKEDPLEILAIDNTAVRNAQVERLEKLRRERNDDDVRRALEAITKAADSRDNGNLLECAVEAARVRASLGEISDAVEKVSGRYQAVIHTISGVYSSEFTDKTELDKARSMADEFERLTGRRPRIFVAKMGQDGHDRGQKVIASSFADMGWDVDVGPLFQTPAETAQDAVDNDVHMVGFSSLAAGHNTLLPQLVEELKKLGREDIMVAIGGVIPVQDYDNLYEHGAVAIFAPGTNIPEAGIKLLTLLMDRVKEELAEE, encoded by the coding sequence ATAATGGCTTACACAAATCCTGATTTCACCCAGATAAGCCTGAAAGATGCTCCCCAGGGGGCGGCAGGGGACTGGAAGAAGCTTTTCGAGGCCCAGGCCGGGGCGGAGTTTGAGGCTCTCACCCGCCGTACCATGGAGCATGTGCCCGTGAAGCCCCTTTATGGCCATGACGAATATGACCACATGAACCATCTGGACTTTGCCAGCGGTATTCCTCCCTGCCTGCGGGGGCCTTACTCCACCATGTACGTCTTCCGTCCCTGGACGGTGCGCCAGTACGCAGGCTTCTCCACAGCAGAGGAGTCAAATGCCTTCTATCGCAGGAATCTGGCTGCAGGCCAGAAGGGGCTTTCCATCGCCTTTGACCTGCCCACCCACCGCGGCTACGATGCGGATAACCCCAGAGTAGTGGGCGATGTGGGCAAGGCTGGCGTGTCGGTCTGCTCTATGCTTGATATGAATATCCTGTTCTCCGGCATTCCCCTGGACCAGATGTCTGTGTCCATGACCATGAACGGGGCGGTGCTGCCCATTTTGGCCTTCTTTATCCAGTCCGGCGTGGAGCAGGGCGTGGACAAGAAGATCATGGCAGGCACCATCCAGAACGATATCCTCAAAGAGTTCATGGTGCGCAATACCTATATTTATCCGCCTGAGATGTCCATGCGCATCATCGGCGATATCTTCGAGTACACCACCAAATACATGCCCAAGTTCAACAGCATTTCCATTTCCGGCTACCACATGCAGGAGGCAGGGGCACCGGCAGACATTGAGCTGGGCTATACCCTGGCAGATGGCCTTGAGTATATTCGCACGGGCATCAAGGCTGGCCTGCCGGTGGATGCCTTTGCCAAGCGCCTGTCCTTCTTCTGGGCCATCGGCAAGAACTACTTCATGGAAGTGGCCAAAATGCGGGCAGCCCGTGTCCTCTGGGCCAAGATCGTCAAGTCCTTTGGGGCAGAGGATCCCAAGTCCATGGCCCTCCGTACCCACAGCCAGACTTCCGGCTGGTCGCTTACGGCCCAGGATCCCTTCAACAATATTTCCCGCACCGCCATGGAGGCCATGGGGGCGGCTTTGGGCCATACCCAGTCCCTGCATACCAATGCGCTGGATGAGGCCATCGCCCTGCCCACGGACTTCTCTGCCCGCATTGCCCGCAACACCCAGCTCTATATCCAGGATGAGACCAGCGTCTGCAAGATTATCGATCCCTGGGGCGGTTCCTACTATGTGGAAGCTCTCACCAACGAGATCATTCGCCGGGCCTGGGCTCATATCCAGGAAGTGGAGGCTTTGGGCGGCATGGCCAAGGCTATTTCCACGGGCCTGCCCAAGATGCGCATCGAGGAGGCGGCTGCCCGCCGTCAGGCCCAGATCGACTCCGGCAACGAGACCATCGTGGGCCTGAACAAGTACCGTCTGGAAAAGGAAGATCCGCTGGAAATTTTGGCCATCGACAATACCGCTGTGCGCAATGCCCAGGTGGAACGTCTGGAAAAATTGCGTCGTGAGCGCAATGATGATGATGTGCGCCGGGCCTTGGAAGCTATCACCAAGGCAGCAGATTCCCGCGACAACGGCAACCTCCTGGAATGCGCGGTGGAGGCAGCACGTGTGCGGGCCTCTTTGGGCGAGATTTCCGATGCGGTGGAGAAGGTATCGGGCCGCTATCAGGCTGTGATCCACACCATTTCCGGGGTCTATTCCTCCGAGTTCACTGATAAGACGGAGCTGGACAAAGCCCGCAGCATGGCTGACGAGTTCGAGCGCCTCACGGGCCGCCGTCCCCGCATCTTCGTGGCCAAGATGGGCCAGGACGGCCACGACCGCGGCCAGAAGGTCATCGCTTCTTCCTTCGCGGACATGGGCTGGGATGTAGATGTGGGACCGCTGTTCCAGACTCCTGCCGAGACCGCCCAGGATGCAGTGGACAACGATGTGCACATGGTAGGGTTTAGTTCCCTGGCAGCAGGCCACAATACCCTGCTGCCGCAGCTGGTTGAGGAGCTCAAGAAGCTGGGCCGCGAGGATATCATGGTGGCCATCGGCGGCGTCATTCCCGTGCAGGATTATGACAACCTCTATGAGCATGGGGCCGTGGCTATCTTCGCCCCGGGCACCAATATTCCTGAGGCAGGGATCAAGTTGCTGACACTGTTGATGGATCGCGTCAAGGAAGAACTTGCTGAAGAGTAA
- a CDS encoding methylmalonyl-CoA mutase family protein: MSNELEKSGELDLQAILKKAEQQTDFPDVPLDEFTPPTYEEWKEACITLLKGAPFEKKMYTKTYEGITFDPMYFRKDTEDILPKGEFPGMGDYLRGAQPSGYVGRPWGIAQSCDETSPKENNELLRHEQEKGSTVYNIRLDKATLAARDVRKAETPGDEGVSLTTLDDVHTLLEGLKLDKYPLYIYAGATALPMLALAVGALKSSGTDLKQLKGFVGANPLGALVEEGELPASLDKLYDEMAEAAKWAKENAPGLATVFVRSDVFSRGGANDVQEAAYALAMAVAYLRALMDRGLTIDEAAKQIVFGFSMGANFFLQIAKLRALRPLWAQIVEAFGGSQEARRMHIHAKPALFFKTVYDPYVNMLRNTTEIFSGVVGGIDSFESSPFDEPIRKGDEFSRRIARNVQIILQEEFGLLQPIDPAGGSWAVETLTKQMKEKIWEEFQKIEAKGGILKALQEGYPQDEIASVLSARFKAAETRKDRIVGNNMYPNMTETLLDPRPEDVEEIKQQRKAEVESYLADIDEQFKEEKLAELSSAKAGVTEAAVAAACAGATIEELAEALHGGNKGEEQVKAIEPHRWSERFEALRKLTEGFKAEHDDNVKIFLANMGPIPQHKARADFTTGFLQVGAFEVLGNNGFQTVEEAALAAKESGADAVVICSTDATYPEIVPALAPKLHEVLPKATVFLAGAAPQDMLETYNQAGIDEYIHVRANCYQILQLLQKKKGMIA; the protein is encoded by the coding sequence ATGAGCAACGAGCTGGAAAAAAGCGGCGAGCTCGACCTTCAGGCTATCCTGAAAAAGGCCGAGCAGCAGACGGACTTTCCCGATGTGCCACTGGATGAATTCACTCCTCCCACCTATGAGGAGTGGAAGGAGGCCTGCATCACTCTCTTGAAGGGGGCACCCTTTGAGAAGAAAATGTATACCAAGACCTATGAGGGCATTACCTTCGACCCCATGTACTTCCGCAAGGATACGGAGGATATCCTGCCCAAGGGGGAGTTCCCCGGCATGGGGGATTACCTCAGGGGGGCACAGCCCAGCGGCTATGTTGGGAGGCCCTGGGGCATTGCCCAGTCCTGCGATGAGACCAGCCCCAAGGAAAACAATGAGCTGCTGCGCCATGAGCAGGAGAAGGGTTCCACGGTCTACAATATCCGCCTGGACAAGGCCACCCTGGCTGCCAGGGATGTGAGAAAGGCGGAGACCCCCGGTGATGAGGGCGTGTCCCTGACCACCCTTGATGATGTGCATACCCTGCTGGAGGGGCTGAAGCTGGACAAGTACCCCCTCTATATCTACGCCGGGGCCACGGCTCTGCCCATGCTGGCTCTGGCAGTGGGGGCCTTGAAGTCCTCCGGCACGGACCTGAAGCAGCTCAAGGGATTTGTGGGAGCAAATCCCCTGGGGGCTTTGGTTGAAGAAGGGGAACTGCCTGCTTCTTTGGACAAGCTCTATGATGAGATGGCGGAAGCCGCCAAGTGGGCTAAGGAAAACGCTCCGGGCCTGGCCACGGTCTTTGTCCGCAGTGATGTATTCAGCCGGGGCGGTGCCAATGATGTGCAGGAGGCTGCCTATGCCCTTGCCATGGCGGTGGCTTATCTGCGGGCGCTGATGGACAGAGGGCTGACTATCGACGAGGCGGCGAAGCAGATTGTCTTCGGCTTCTCCATGGGGGCCAATTTCTTCCTGCAGATTGCCAAGCTCAGGGCCCTGCGTCCCCTCTGGGCGCAGATTGTTGAAGCCTTCGGCGGCAGCCAGGAGGCAAGGCGCATGCACATCCATGCCAAGCCCGCCCTGTTCTTCAAGACCGTCTATGACCCTTACGTCAATATGCTCCGCAATACCACGGAAATTTTCTCAGGGGTAGTGGGGGGCATTGATTCCTTCGAGAGCAGTCCCTTTGACGAGCCCATCCGCAAGGGGGATGAGTTCTCCCGCCGCATTGCCCGCAATGTGCAGATCATCCTGCAGGAGGAATTCGGCCTCTTGCAGCCCATTGACCCAGCTGGCGGTTCCTGGGCGGTGGAGACTCTTACCAAGCAGATGAAAGAAAAAATCTGGGAGGAGTTCCAGAAGATAGAGGCCAAGGGCGGTATCCTGAAGGCTCTGCAGGAGGGCTATCCCCAGGATGAGATTGCCAGCGTCCTGAGCGCCCGTTTCAAGGCAGCCGAGACCCGCAAGGACCGTATCGTAGGCAACAATATGTATCCCAACATGACGGAGACTTTGCTTGATCCGCGTCCCGAAGATGTGGAGGAAATCAAGCAGCAGCGCAAGGCTGAGGTGGAAAGCTATCTGGCCGATATTGACGAGCAGTTCAAAGAAGAAAAGCTGGCTGAACTTTCCTCTGCCAAGGCTGGAGTGACGGAAGCTGCCGTAGCTGCTGCCTGCGCTGGCGCCACCATTGAGGAACTGGCAGAAGCCCTCCATGGGGGGAACAAGGGTGAGGAACAGGTGAAAGCCATCGAGCCCCACCGCTGGAGCGAGCGCTTTGAGGCCTTGAGGAAGCTTACAGAGGGGTTCAAGGCTGAGCATGATGATAATGTGAAGATTTTCCTGGCCAATATGGGCCCCATCCCCCAGCACAAGGCCAGGGCTGATTTCACCACGGGCTTCCTGCAGGTGGGTGCCTTTGAGGTGCTTGGCAACAATGGCTTCCAGACTGTGGAGGAAGCAGCCCTGGCTGCCAAGGAGTCCGGGGCAGATGCCGTGGTCATCTGCTCTACTGATGCCACTTATCCCGAGATTGTGCCGGCCCTGGCGCCGAAGCTCCATGAGGTACTGCCCAAAGCCACAGTATTCCTGGCCGGGGCTGCTCCCCAGGATATGCTGGAAACCTACAACCAGGCGGGCATTGATGAGTATATCCACGTCCGTGCCAACTGCTATCAGATCCTGCAGCTCCTGCAGAAGAAGAAAGGGATGATTGCATAA
- the meaB gene encoding methylmalonyl Co-A mutase-associated GTPase MeaB has product MEQKYTTSKPSWVPEEKNDKFACSVMSGIDGIKDTTVGNINPALASGKLKPKRKMIMSEDDYVEGVARGDRMTLSRAITLIESNSPRHFAKAQRVLQRLLPRTGKALRIGITGVPGAGKSTMIEAFGNMLCDAGHRVAVLTVDPTSSVTKGSILGDKTRMGTLSRRPEAFIRPSPAGGTLGGVARKSRETMLMCEAAGYDVIIIETVGVGQSETTVRSMVDFFLLVVLTGAGDELQGIKKGIMELADAIVINKADGDNLTKAQVSRGQYERMIEYIRPATPGWPTHAYLCSALEKTGLKELWEVIRAFQKMTTESGVWQKRRDGQLLDWMHSMIDEHLHNLFFEDAVVTGRMPEIREAVLQGVVSPTQAVAELINLFDVKRAAMRQVDLFHPEKEK; this is encoded by the coding sequence ATGGAGCAAAAATATACTACCAGTAAGCCAAGCTGGGTGCCTGAGGAAAAGAATGACAAATTCGCCTGTTCCGTCATGAGCGGCATTGACGGCATCAAGGACACTACCGTGGGCAATATCAATCCCGCTCTGGCCAGCGGGAAGCTGAAGCCCAAGCGGAAGATGATAATGTCTGAGGATGACTATGTGGAAGGGGTTGCGCGGGGTGACCGCATGACCCTTTCCCGGGCCATCACCCTCATTGAGAGCAACAGCCCCAGGCACTTTGCCAAGGCTCAGCGGGTGCTGCAGAGGCTGCTGCCCAGGACAGGCAAGGCCCTGCGCATCGGCATCACCGGCGTGCCGGGGGCGGGCAAGAGCACCATGATAGAGGCCTTCGGCAATATGCTCTGCGATGCAGGCCACAGGGTGGCAGTGCTCACTGTTGACCCCACCAGTTCCGTCACCAAGGGCTCCATACTGGGAGACAAGACCCGGATGGGGACCCTGTCCAGACGGCCTGAGGCCTTTATCCGCCCTTCCCCCGCAGGGGGGACTTTGGGGGGCGTGGCCCGCAAGAGCCGGGAGACCATGCTCATGTGCGAGGCGGCGGGCTATGATGTCATCATCATCGAAACCGTAGGTGTAGGCCAGTCGGAAACTACCGTGCGCTCCATGGTGGATTTCTTCCTGCTGGTGGTGCTGACAGGGGCGGGTGATGAGCTGCAGGGCATCAAGAAGGGCATCATGGAACTGGCAGATGCCATCGTCATCAACAAGGCTGATGGCGACAACCTGACCAAGGCCCAGGTGTCCCGGGGACAGTACGAGCGCATGATAGAGTATATCCGCCCTGCTACGCCGGGCTGGCCCACCCATGCTTACCTGTGCTCCGCGCTGGAAAAAACGGGCCTGAAGGAGCTGTGGGAGGTCATCCGGGCCTTCCAGAAGATGACCACTGAAAGCGGTGTCTGGCAGAAGCGCCGTGACGGGCAACTGCTGGACTGGATGCACAGCATGATTGACGAGCACCTGCACAACCTATTCTTTGAGGATGCGGTGGTGACAGGCCGCATGCCGGAAATCCGGGAGGCGGTGCTGCAAGGCGTGGTGTCGCCCACCCAGGCAGTGGCGGAGCTTATCAACCTCTTTGACGTGAAGCGGGCCGCCATGCGGCAGGTGGATCTCTTCCACCCGGAAAAGGAGAAGTGA
- the nrdG gene encoding anaerobic ribonucleoside-triphosphate reductase activating protein translates to MSEIRIAGTVDDSIVDGEGLRYTIFVQGCPRRCPGCHNPETQCFEGGRVVSTDELLAEIEANPLLTGVTFSGGEPFMQPVPLVEIARACHGRGLDIWSYTGFTLQELHARHDTAVEALLSEVDVLVDGEYREGERDLTLMFRGSRNQRIIDMKASRKQKRLVLLYQEEENEQSA, encoded by the coding sequence ATGAGCGAGATTCGCATAGCGGGTACGGTAGATGATTCTATCGTGGATGGGGAAGGCCTCCGTTATACTATCTTCGTCCAGGGCTGTCCCCGTCGCTGCCCCGGATGCCACAACCCTGAAACCCAGTGTTTCGAGGGGGGCAGGGTCGTGAGCACTGACGAGCTGCTGGCAGAGATTGAAGCCAATCCCTTGCTGACAGGGGTTACCTTCAGCGGCGGCGAGCCCTTCATGCAGCCGGTACCGCTGGTGGAGATAGCCCGTGCCTGCCACGGCAGAGGGCTAGACATCTGGAGCTACACTGGCTTCACCCTGCAGGAACTCCACGCCCGCCACGATACGGCGGTGGAAGCCCTGCTCTCAGAGGTTGATGTGCTGGTGGACGGGGAGTACAGAGAGGGAGAACGAGACCTCACCCTGATGTTTCGGGGTTCCCGCAACCAGCGCATCATAGACATGAAGGCCAGCCGCAAACAGAAGAGACTGGTGCTTCTCTACCAGGAAGAAGAAAACGAACAGAGCGCATGA
- a CDS encoding FAD-dependent oxidoreductase gives MDKSFAIPISRRSFMKMMGLAAAGTVLGLKDDAARVEAASSMINAMDFNNAELPVLFNADVCVVGGGAAGTAAAVSAARKGAKVVLVERGISLGGLATQGCVFPCMPTFVEGSDTPYITDLNKRMEKQGSSPSLGITTDTYYGGGRSQYVPEYLAYVYDEMCEEAGVNILYNASLVGAVTNEGRIVSCILQTMEGLARINAKVFIDGTGDALLSRFAGVPVEKGSEKTGHNQPMSLRFEMGGIDVGKVFHFFTKNLKDDYTRGLFVKIVEEALKEKRPPFFEFAKWKKNEQFFNDGVTHGELTEDDILYIQAFTIPGKPTVMSMNCPEMPPLGFSSTDAVSYSKAVTFGRKMMRRLAGFFIKNIPGFEKAYISREASMVGVRESWRIRGKYYMDAEDYLKAHHFPDAVCCTAYPIDIHDVKLELFEKLKKGQYYEIPYRALVTNEISNLLVVGRCASGSFAAQASFRIQPTCMSMGEAAGIAAAWGISKGTPVNEIKWEEMPEEMRSYVSK, from the coding sequence ATGGATAAATCATTTGCAATCCCTATATCCAGGCGCAGTTTTATGAAGATGATGGGCCTGGCCGCAGCTGGGACAGTGCTCGGCCTCAAAGATGATGCCGCAAGAGTGGAAGCTGCTTCTTCCATGATAAATGCGATGGATTTCAACAACGCGGAGCTTCCCGTACTCTTCAATGCGGATGTCTGCGTGGTTGGCGGCGGTGCGGCTGGTACGGCGGCTGCTGTCAGCGCTGCACGGAAGGGAGCGAAGGTTGTCCTTGTGGAGCGCGGCATTTCCCTCGGAGGTCTGGCGACCCAAGGGTGCGTTTTCCCCTGCATGCCTACTTTTGTCGAAGGCAGTGATACTCCCTACATCACGGACCTGAACAAGCGCATGGAAAAACAGGGGTCCTCGCCCTCCCTTGGCATAACTACCGATACATATTATGGAGGCGGCAGATCACAATATGTGCCAGAATATCTTGCCTACGTCTACGATGAAATGTGCGAAGAGGCCGGCGTAAATATACTTTACAACGCTTCCCTGGTGGGAGCGGTGACCAATGAGGGCAGGATTGTCTCCTGTATTCTCCAAACCATGGAGGGATTGGCAAGGATAAACGCCAAGGTGTTCATCGATGGCACGGGAGACGCATTGCTTTCCCGGTTTGCCGGCGTTCCAGTGGAAAAAGGCTCAGAAAAGACGGGGCACAACCAGCCCATGAGCCTGCGTTTTGAAATGGGCGGCATTGATGTAGGCAAGGTCTTCCATTTCTTCACGAAGAATCTGAAAGATGATTATACCCGTGGGCTTTTCGTCAAGATTGTGGAGGAAGCTCTGAAGGAGAAGAGACCGCCCTTCTTCGAGTTCGCGAAGTGGAAAAAGAATGAGCAATTCTTCAATGACGGTGTCACCCACGGTGAGTTGACCGAAGATGATATCCTGTACATACAAGCCTTCACCATTCCAGGCAAACCCACCGTAATGTCCATGAACTGCCCGGAGATGCCGCCGCTGGGCTTCAGCTCCACGGATGCTGTGTCCTACAGCAAGGCTGTGACCTTCGGCCGGAAAATGATGCGCCGTCTGGCAGGATTCTTCATCAAGAATATTCCTGGCTTTGAGAAAGCATATATCAGCCGCGAAGCAAGCATGGTGGGCGTGCGGGAATCATGGCGGATCCGCGGGAAATATTATATGGATGCCGAAGATTATCTGAAAGCACATCATTTCCCCGATGCTGTCTGCTGCACTGCATACCCCATCGACATCCATGATGTGAAGCTGGAGCTCTTTGAAAAGCTGAAAAAAGGACAGTATTACGAAATCCCCTACCGGGCCTTGGTGACCAACGAGATTTCCAACCTGCTGGTAGTGGGACGCTGCGCCAGCGGCAGCTTCGCCGCCCAGGCTTCCTTCCGCATCCAGCCCACCTGCATGAGCATGGGTGAGGCAGCGGGCATCGCTGCAGCCTGGGGAATATCCAAGGGAACTCCGGTAAACGAAATCAAATGGGAAGAGATGCCGGAAGAAATGCGCAGTTATGTAAGTAAATAA
- the nrdD gene encoding anaerobic ribonucleoside-triphosphate reductase codes for MVVNGIDVTVEGLEDVSEQEILGYIDYVNEHTENRLGKLCISAAGDGNVTLNYALMPQKFERIRRITGYLVGTIDRWNDAKQAEEHDRVKHGVRH; via the coding sequence ATGGTAGTCAACGGCATTGATGTGACTGTGGAAGGTCTGGAGGATGTCTCTGAGCAGGAAATTCTGGGGTACATTGACTATGTGAATGAGCATACTGAGAACCGTCTGGGCAAGCTCTGCATCTCTGCTGCAGGCGATGGCAATGTGACGCTCAACTACGCCTTGATGCCTCAGAAGTTCGAGCGCATCCGCCGCATCACAGGCTATCTGGTGGGCACCATTGACCGCTGGAACGATGCCAAGCAGGCTGAGGAGCATGACCGGGTAAAGCATGGTGTCAGGCACTGA